The following coding sequences are from one Triticum dicoccoides isolate Atlit2015 ecotype Zavitan chromosome 4A, WEW_v2.0, whole genome shotgun sequence window:
- the LOC119289442 gene encoding uncharacterized protein LOC119289442, with protein sequence MPPPPPAAPSLPDEILEEIFLRLPPDEPEHLVRASLASKLWLGLLCGPRFRGRYHDHHGAPPMLGFLHTWLENWEDQGPVPHLTSTTKFGARIPDHERDYSPLDCRHGRVLLGDDVNQIPMALVVWDPMTGRRRELEAPDLVVDSHGTAVLCAVGGCDHRACHEGPFQVVFVCVGSKGDDDEDCVAYACVSLPETGDWSKPCPLFDQWGEPCPALLLPAETFFEPTPPVLIEGAALHFMLEVVDDDSVGILKYDLSSHSLSLIDAPIEGSHIPTASILMAMEDGSLGFAHVSGSTLYLWSRLMGSDGVASWSQRTIINLGNLFPIQNPEGSLRLVGSVEGRDVLFVSTELGIYEINVESQRWKKLWKRKKLHALIPYMSFYTIQKKGGHSHQQERWQAWRRQGCCDE encoded by the exons atgccgccgccgccgccggcggcaccaTCGCTGCCGGATGAGATCCTCGAGGAGATCTTCCTCCGGCTCCCGCCGGACGAGCCCGAACACCTCGTGCGCGCGTCCCTCGCAAGCAAGCTCTGGCTCGGCCTCCTCTGCGGCCCTCGCTTCCGCGGCCGCTACCACGACCACCATGGAGCTCCCCCCATGCTGGGCTTCCTCCATACCTGGCTGGAGAACTGGGAGGATCAAGGCCCCGTCCCACACCTCACCTCCACCACGAAATTCGGCGCGCGCATTCCGGACCACGAACGCGACTACTCTCCGCTGGACTGCCGCCATGGCCGCGTCCTTCTTGGGGATGATGTGAATCAGATACCCATGGCGCTCGTCGTCTGGGACCCcatgacgggccgccggagggagcTGGAAGCGCCCGACCTGGTGGTCGACAGCCACGGGACTGCCGTGCTCTGCGCCGTGGGCGGCTGCGACCACCGCGCTTGTCACGAGGGTCCCTTCCAGGTGGTCTTTGTTTGCGTGGGCTCGAAAGGAGATGACGATGAGGATTGCGTTGCGTACGCTTGTGTGTCCTTGCCAGAGACCGGTGACTGGAGCAAGCCGTGCCCTCTATTTGATCAGTGGGGCGAGCCATGCCCTGCTCTTCTTCTTCCGGCCGAAACATTCTTCGAGCCAACGCCCCCTGTCCTCATCGAAGGAGCAGCACTTCACTTCATGCTTGAGGTTGTTGATGATGATAGTGTAGGAATTCTTAAGTATGACTTGAGCTCTCATAGCTTGTCACTGATTGATGCACCGATTGAGGGTTCTCACATTCCCACTGCCTCTATCCTCATGGCCATGGAGGATGGCAGTTTGGGGTTTGCGCATGTCAGTGGATCAACACTCTATCTGTGGTCAAGACTGATGGGTTCCGATGGAGTTGCTTCATGGAGTCAACGTACAATTATCAATCTCGGAAACCTTTTCCCCATCCAAAATCCCGAGGGAAGCCTTAGACTGGTTGGATCCGTGGAGGGCCGTGATGTCCTCTTTGTGTCCACGGAGCTGGGCATCTATGAGATTAATGTTGAGTCGCAGCGATGGAAGAAGCTATGGAAGAGAAAGAAATTACATGCTCTGATTCCATACATGAGTTTCTATACAATCCAAAAG AAAGGCGGCCACTCTCATCAACAAGAAAGATGGCAAGCTTGGAGGCGACAAGGGTGTTGTGATGAATAA